Proteins encoded in a region of the Butyricicoccus intestinisimiae genome:
- a CDS encoding MBL fold metallo-hydrolase codes for MKLTLLGTGNALVTECYNTCFVLSEGEKHFMIDAGGGNTVLRQLKRAGIDVNAIHDLFLTHKHVDHFMGVIWMIRVICQNMQKGVYHGEARIYGHAEVIEQVHQVAHMLLGKKQTKYIGDRVHLIAVADGETREIQGSAVTFFDIQSTKAKQFGFRMTLPDGKSLTCCGDEPYRDCEENYAQNSDWLLHEAFCLDAQADIFHPYEKSHSTAKDACQTAEKLGVKNLVLYHTEDKNIARRRELYTAEGQPYFSGNLYVPDDLDVIEL; via the coding sequence ATGAAATTGACCCTGTTGGGAACCGGCAATGCGCTGGTGACGGAATGCTATAATACCTGCTTTGTGCTCAGTGAAGGAGAAAAGCACTTTATGATAGATGCGGGCGGCGGAAACACCGTTTTGCGTCAGCTCAAGCGGGCGGGGATAGATGTCAACGCCATTCACGATTTGTTTTTGACACACAAGCACGTCGATCACTTTATGGGCGTCATCTGGATGATTCGTGTTATCTGCCAGAATATGCAGAAGGGTGTCTATCACGGAGAAGCGCGGATTTACGGTCATGCAGAGGTGATAGAGCAGGTGCATCAGGTTGCACATATGCTTTTGGGCAAAAAGCAGACCAAATACATTGGCGACCGTGTGCATTTGATTGCTGTTGCGGACGGAGAAACCCGAGAGATTCAGGGCAGTGCCGTCACGTTCTTTGATATTCAGTCTACAAAGGCAAAACAGTTTGGATTTCGCATGACACTTCCGGACGGAAAAAGCTTGACCTGCTGCGGCGATGAGCCGTATCGGGACTGTGAAGAAAACTATGCACAGAACAGTGATTGGCTGCTGCACGAGGCGTTTTGTCTGGATGCACAGGCGGATATTTTTCATCCGTATGAAAAGAGCCATTCCACGGCAAAAGATGCCTGCCAGACGGCGGAGAAGCTTGGCGTGAAAAATTTGGTATTGTATCATACCGAGGACAAAAACATCGCACGCCGGCGGGAGCTGTATACGGCGGAAGGCCAGCCGTATTTTAGCGGCAACCTGTACGTGCCGGATGACTTGGATGTTATAGAGCTGTAA
- a CDS encoding chloride channel protein, producing MNVKTIGREYGVLLLLGVLGIPIGAAIGAVDVLFGRVLLAVSAVRAAHVMPLLLFLAPIGVAIVWAYAKYGGISGKGMSLVFEVGHGKESNIPLRLVPFVMVSTWLTHLFGGSAGREGVAVQLGAALSHSFGKRLEAYIPDAARIFLITGMAAGFSGLFQTPIAATLFAIEVLSAGSLALSALIPAVTASFTACWVSSALGLEKFSVDVSAKLSMDLPLLGKLAVLGVLFGLTGGVFAWGLRQAKTLAARALPQPLVRIAVMGVCLSALLLLLHAGRYCGLGTNLISACFSGETVYSYDWLLKLALTIGTLAAGYQGGEVTPLFSIGATLGVLLSGIVGLPVQLTAALGYAAVFGSATNTMLAPVLIGAEVFGMSNLPYFFIVCAVSFACNRNASIYTKQHVTQF from the coding sequence ATGAATGTAAAGACGATCGGACGGGAGTACGGCGTGCTGCTGCTGCTCGGTGTGCTGGGGATTCCCATCGGTGCGGCAATCGGTGCGGTAGATGTGCTGTTTGGGCGCGTGCTGCTGGCTGTCAGCGCCGTCCGCGCGGCGCATGTCATGCCGCTGCTGTTATTTCTGGCGCCGATTGGCGTGGCAATCGTGTGGGCGTATGCCAAATATGGCGGCATCAGCGGCAAGGGCATGTCCCTTGTGTTTGAGGTCGGACACGGAAAAGAAAGCAATATCCCGCTTCGGTTGGTTCCGTTTGTCATGGTCAGTACATGGCTGACGCATCTGTTCGGCGGCAGTGCAGGCAGGGAAGGCGTTGCCGTCCAGCTCGGCGCCGCGCTCTCGCACAGCTTTGGCAAGCGGCTGGAAGCATATATTCCGGATGCCGCGCGAATCTTTCTCATCACAGGCATGGCGGCGGGCTTTTCTGGCCTGTTTCAGACGCCAATTGCCGCCACGCTGTTTGCCATCGAGGTGCTGTCTGCGGGCAGTTTGGCACTGTCTGCGCTGATTCCGGCGGTGACTGCCTCGTTTACGGCGTGCTGGGTTTCCAGCGCATTGGGATTGGAAAAATTTTCTGTAGATGTTTCAGCAAAGCTTTCGATGGATTTGCCGCTGTTGGGCAAATTGGCGGTGCTCGGTGTGCTGTTTGGTCTGACAGGCGGCGTATTTGCATGGGGACTGCGGCAGGCAAAAACACTGGCAGCGCGTGCGCTTCCGCAGCCGCTGGTGCGGATTGCGGTCATGGGCGTCTGCCTGAGTGCGCTGCTGCTATTGCTGCACGCGGGGCGGTATTGCGGATTGGGCACCAATTTAATTTCCGCCTGCTTTTCCGGAGAAACCGTGTACAGCTATGACTGGCTGCTCAAACTGGCGCTGACCATTGGCACGCTGGCGGCGGGCTATCAGGGCGGCGAGGTGACGCCACTGTTTTCCATCGGTGCGACGCTGGGCGTGCTGCTGTCGGGGATAGTCGGCTTGCCGGTGCAGCTGACCGCTGCGCTGGGATATGCGGCAGTGTTTGGCAGCGCGACCAATACCATGCTGGCACCTGTGCTCATCGGCGCAGAGGTGTTCGGCATGTCGAATTTGCCCTACTTTTTCATCGTGTGTGCCGTCTCGTTTGCCTGCAACCGCAATGCATCCATTTACACGAAGCAGCATGTTACACAATTTTGA
- a CDS encoding carbohydrate kinase family protein, producing the protein MPDLILAGAAIVDVPVVPADASVFSRVSTPAEHIMLTTGGDAMNEAMVLSRLGKQVRLITRIGTDDAGRYIKQICTQAGIDTSHFLELDELATGVNVVLVDASGERRFFTNPHGSLRALEAQDITPQAMRGASVFCFASIFVFPKINPEQLAQLFARVRKQGLLVCADMTLPKRGERLPEMTPAFAQLDYLFANEAEAGAVTEESDPVRMADRLISAGARHAIIKLGANGCLLADQTGLRVRVPACPDTHCIDTTGAGDTFAAGFFAGLLDGRDFVDCARFANAAASVSVEAVGASTGVHSMEQVLQRYHAAYPR; encoded by the coding sequence ATGCCTGATCTGATTCTCGCCGGAGCTGCCATCGTGGATGTGCCCGTTGTTCCGGCAGATGCTTCTGTTTTTTCCCGCGTGTCCACACCCGCCGAACACATCATGCTGACAACTGGCGGAGATGCCATGAACGAAGCCATGGTGCTGTCGCGTCTCGGCAAACAAGTGCGGCTCATCACGCGCATCGGAACCGATGACGCCGGACGATACATCAAACAAATCTGTACACAAGCCGGTATTGATACGTCGCACTTTCTCGAGTTGGACGAACTTGCCACCGGCGTCAACGTCGTTTTGGTCGATGCATCCGGCGAGCGCCGCTTCTTCACCAATCCGCACGGCAGCCTGCGCGCGCTGGAAGCGCAGGACATCACGCCGCAGGCCATGCGCGGCGCCTCTGTCTTTTGTTTCGCAAGCATCTTTGTGTTTCCGAAAATCAATCCGGAGCAGCTCGCCCAGCTATTTGCGCGCGTCCGGAAGCAGGGCTTGCTCGTGTGTGCCGACATGACCCTGCCCAAGCGCGGCGAACGCCTGCCAGAGATGACACCGGCATTCGCTCAGCTGGATTATTTGTTCGCCAACGAAGCCGAAGCAGGTGCTGTGACGGAGGAATCCGATCCTGTGCGCATGGCAGATCGTCTGATTTCCGCCGGTGCGCGCCATGCCATCATCAAATTGGGCGCAAACGGCTGTCTGCTCGCGGATCAGACGGGTCTGCGCGTGCGGGTTCCCGCCTGTCCGGACACGCATTGTATTGATACGACAGGGGCAGGCGACACATTCGCCGCCGGTTTCTTTGCCGGTCTGCTGGACGGGCGTGATTTTGTCGACTGTGCCCGTTTTGCCAACGCCGCCGCATCGGTATCCGTTGAAGCTGTCGGCGCCTCTACCGGCGTGCACAGCATGGAGCAGGTTTTGCAGCGATATCACGCAGCATATCCACGGTAA
- a CDS encoding MATE family efflux transporter, translating into MIRDKRFYKSFAGLTASIALQNLLTYSVNLADNIMIGRYSQNALSGVSLCNQYQFFLQMLVVGVSEGIVVLGARYWGKKELKPIPSIIGCGLRFGCGLALLMFLAALLAPRQLIGLMTNDATVAAQALDYLQVICFTYVIFAGTNMLASSLRSIGIVKIGYMIAGSTLCINIVLNSLLIYGRLGFPELGARGAAIATLISRTVELLIVIWFLKYKEHALNLNLKNLVCIDTRYMRDYVQVSLPLLITQALWGFNSIVQTAIIGNMDDAASVLPANSISVIVYQIISVVGYGAASAAAILTGKTLGENEKQPKQAIQPLLHTLQILFVEIGIVTGIILFLAQFPILHIYDILTPRAAQLTKQFITVLAVTTVGTCYQMATDSGFLRAGGDTRFSMINNNIWTWLICLPCAYLSAFVFRFPPAVVFFCLKMDQIGKCPIIYLRAKSYRWIHILTRESAS; encoded by the coding sequence ATGATTCGAGATAAGAGATTTTATAAATCCTTTGCCGGTCTGACGGCGAGCATTGCCCTGCAGAACCTGCTGACGTATTCCGTCAATCTGGCGGACAACATCATGATTGGACGGTATTCCCAGAATGCGCTGTCCGGCGTATCGCTGTGCAATCAGTATCAGTTCTTTTTGCAGATGCTGGTTGTCGGCGTCAGCGAGGGCATCGTGGTGCTCGGCGCACGGTACTGGGGCAAAAAAGAGTTGAAGCCGATTCCGAGCATCATCGGCTGCGGTTTGCGGTTTGGCTGTGGATTGGCGCTGCTGATGTTTTTGGCTGCGCTGCTGGCTCCGCGGCAGCTCATTGGTCTGATGACCAACGATGCCACAGTTGCCGCGCAGGCTTTGGATTATTTGCAGGTCATTTGCTTCACCTATGTGATCTTTGCGGGAACCAATATGCTGGCCAGCTCCCTGCGCTCGATTGGCATTGTAAAAATCGGGTACATGATAGCAGGTTCAACGTTGTGCATCAATATTGTGCTCAATAGTCTGCTCATATATGGCCGCTTGGGCTTTCCGGAATTGGGTGCCCGCGGAGCTGCGATTGCAACGCTCATTTCCCGCACGGTGGAACTGCTCATTGTGATTTGGTTTCTCAAGTACAAAGAGCATGCGCTCAATCTCAATCTCAAAAATCTCGTGTGCATTGACACGCGATATATGCGCGACTATGTGCAGGTATCGCTCCCGCTGCTCATCACGCAGGCACTGTGGGGCTTTAATTCCATCGTGCAGACGGCGATTATCGGCAATATGGACGATGCCGCGTCTGTGCTGCCTGCAAATTCGATTTCTGTGATTGTATACCAAATCATCTCGGTTGTTGGCTATGGCGCGGCGAGTGCCGCGGCAATTTTGACCGGCAAGACGTTGGGAGAGAACGAGAAACAGCCGAAACAAGCGATTCAGCCGCTGCTGCACACTTTGCAGATTCTGTTTGTGGAAATCGGCATTGTGACCGGTATTATCCTGTTTTTGGCGCAGTTCCCGATTCTGCATATTTATGATATCCTTACGCCGAGAGCGGCGCAGCTGACCAAGCAGTTTATCACGGTTTTGGCGGTCACAACGGTCGGCACATGCTATCAGATGGCAACTGACAGCGGATTTTTGCGCGCGGGCGGGGATACGCGGTTCTCCATGATAAACAACAATATTTGGACATGGCTGATTTGCCTGCCGTGCGCGTATCTGTCGGCGTTTGTATTCCGTTTTCCGCCTGCTGTTGTATTTTTCTGCTTGAAAATGGATCAGATTGGAAAGTGCCCGATTATTTACCTGCGCGCAAAATCGTACCGCTGGATTCATATTCTGACGAGAGAATCGGCATCCTGA
- a CDS encoding MATE family efflux transporter: protein MQAQTNTDFSQGSVSSNIVRLAVPMTLAQLVNVLYNIIDRIYIGRIGADATNALTGLGVCFPIITMILAFSNLVGMGGAPLFSMRRGAGEPEEAEAILGNCFSLLLGIGVSLTVFGLLIRRPLLLALGASETTLPYAMSYITIYLFGTIFVMLSLGLNQFINAQGFGTTGMLTVIIGAVLNLILDPIFIFVLHMGVRGAACATVLSQFVSALWTLRFLTGSKTLLRIRRQHLHLQKQRVQKILTLGLAGFTMNVTNSLVQVACNSTLQIFGGDLYVGVMTVLNSVREIIMLPVNGVTSSAQPVISFNYGAALLERVRKAIVFLTGLLTAYSLLAWGLVSLFPHFFLSIFNTDPKLLTAGVPSMHLYFFGFCFMALQFSAQSVFTALGKSHQAIFFSIFRKGIVVIPLTLLLPHFAGLGVNGVFLAEPISNLLGGAASFSTMYLTVYRKLKKQV, encoded by the coding sequence TTGCAGGCACAGACAAACACTGATTTTTCTCAGGGCAGCGTGTCCTCCAACATCGTCCGGCTCGCCGTCCCCATGACGCTGGCGCAGCTGGTCAACGTGCTGTACAACATCATCGACCGTATCTATATCGGCAGAATTGGCGCGGACGCTACGAACGCTTTGACCGGTTTAGGCGTCTGTTTTCCCATTATCACCATGATTTTGGCATTTTCCAACCTCGTTGGCATGGGCGGCGCACCGCTGTTTTCTATGCGGCGCGGCGCCGGAGAACCTGAGGAAGCGGAAGCCATTCTGGGCAATTGCTTTTCTCTGCTTCTGGGCATTGGCGTTTCTCTGACCGTTTTCGGACTGCTTATCCGCCGTCCGCTGCTGCTGGCGCTCGGCGCGAGCGAAACCACACTGCCCTATGCCATGTCCTACATCACGATTTATCTGTTTGGCACAATTTTTGTCATGCTGTCGCTGGGACTAAATCAGTTCATCAACGCGCAGGGCTTCGGCACTACCGGCATGTTAACCGTTATCATCGGCGCCGTGCTCAATCTTATTCTCGATCCAATCTTTATTTTTGTTCTGCACATGGGCGTGCGCGGTGCAGCGTGTGCAACCGTCCTCTCGCAATTTGTCTCTGCTCTTTGGACGCTCCGATTTCTGACCGGTTCCAAAACGCTGCTGCGCATCCGCAGGCAGCATCTGCATCTGCAAAAGCAGCGCGTACAAAAAATTCTGACGCTGGGACTCGCCGGATTCACGATGAACGTCACAAACAGCCTCGTACAGGTTGCCTGCAACAGCACGCTGCAGATCTTCGGCGGAGATTTGTACGTTGGCGTCATGACCGTGCTCAACTCCGTGCGGGAGATTATCATGCTTCCGGTCAACGGTGTCACAAGCAGCGCGCAGCCGGTCATCAGCTTCAATTACGGCGCCGCTTTGCTGGAACGTGTCCGCAAGGCGATTGTGTTTTTGACGGGACTGTTGACCGCCTATTCGTTGCTGGCATGGGGACTGGTCTCTCTGTTCCCTCACTTTTTTCTCTCCATCTTCAATACAGACCCGAAATTGCTCACCGCCGGCGTGCCATCGATGCATTTGTATTTTTTTGGTTTCTGCTTTATGGCACTTCAGTTTTCCGCCCAATCGGTTTTCACCGCGCTGGGCAAATCGCATCAGGCCATTTTCTTTTCCATCTTTCGAAAAGGCATCGTCGTCATTCCGCTGACGCTTCTCCTGCCGCACTTTGCGGGGCTTGGCGTCAACGGTGTCTTTCTTGCCGAGCCGATTTCCAATCTGCTCGGCGGCGCCGCCAGCTTTTCGACCATGTATCTGACCGTGTACCGCAAACTGAAAAAACAAGTCTGA
- a CDS encoding AraC family transcriptional regulator: protein MGKCTEPGVLLQSDRYFNTPSAAAGKLFYYITRCGHYYCSTEYDFRDDCDVAQLPSHRNSTLYYVCSGRLHVENAGVCSTVRAGQIALIDCTLPHRFHALEPSETLWMHIEGCNTKEFFSYIRSTDPHRLAFTPPSSTSTKNAMMQLIHNFRLPGRMSETEQSQRIHRLLCELIVLPSTVLPPSGEDPVSQVVDFITQHLFEDISVADIAASVSLSPSHLSRLFKMQTGFSPHEFITLRRIDAAKELLLTTDLSIKQIAYQVGYHSEANFITSFSGKSGITPAAFRKNPV from the coding sequence ATGGGAAAATGTACAGAACCCGGTGTTTTGCTGCAGTCGGACCGTTACTTTAACACGCCCAGTGCTGCCGCCGGAAAATTATTTTATTATATTACACGCTGCGGGCATTACTACTGCTCGACGGAATACGATTTTCGGGATGACTGCGATGTGGCGCAACTGCCCAGCCATCGCAATTCCACGCTCTATTACGTCTGTTCCGGCCGTTTGCACGTCGAAAACGCCGGCGTATGCAGCACCGTCCGCGCCGGACAAATTGCCCTGATTGACTGCACGCTTCCGCACCGATTTCACGCGCTGGAGCCGAGCGAAACGCTGTGGATGCACATTGAGGGGTGCAACACCAAGGAATTTTTTTCCTACATCCGCAGCACAGACCCCCATCGCCTTGCTTTTACACCGCCGTCATCGACCAGTACGAAAAATGCAATGATGCAGCTCATCCACAACTTTCGCCTGCCCGGACGCATGAGCGAAACCGAGCAGTCTCAGCGCATTCACCGACTGCTGTGCGAACTAATCGTGCTGCCCAGCACAGTGCTCCCGCCTTCCGGTGAAGATCCGGTATCTCAGGTTGTGGATTTTATCACCCAGCATTTATTTGAAGATATTTCCGTGGCGGACATTGCAGCCTCTGTCAGTCTGAGTCCCTCGCATCTGTCTCGTCTATTCAAAATGCAGACCGGATTTTCTCCGCACGAATTTATCACACTGCGCCGCATTGACGCCGCCAAAGAACTGCTGCTGACAACCGATCTTTCCATCAAGCAGATTGCCTATCAGGTCGGCTACCACAGCGAAGCGAATTTTATCACCTCTTTTTCCGGAAAGTCCGGCATCACGCCAGCTGCCTTCCGCAAAAATCCAGTCTGA
- a CDS encoding MFS transporter, translating to MEHKQSFFQRIGKDKRYIVFNLFFAYFTLGVALIMLGSVLPVLKADYALNYQVGGMLLSVQSIGYAVAGLGAGFLPLYLGLKKSFILLTSGTCIGMGMLLASGNPVWLLTAMGLIGISKGAVTNYNNQIMTELAEGDAGPLNLMHAFFAIGACIAPFIVLLCGKVDASGWRLAVFLSAAAVGVGLLAMFRMNMRGSTAKQEQNTEKTGVSYGFFKEKIFWITMLICFFYQGIEGTMMGWLTSFFVDSHVMTDSFAQVVTSALWIALLVGRVSCSRLAACFKPSQMILAMAIGQFVFLTVLVTSHSFAGMMIATIGLGLSMSGMYGTSVSNAGDLFARYPVCMGFFVLMTSTGAVVAPAVVGAVANASGMRMGISCLLFAAAALVLMALGNVRMGYLRRRRAKKAHKQHA from the coding sequence ATGGAACACAAGCAATCGTTCTTTCAGCGCATTGGAAAAGACAAGCGGTATATCGTATTTAACTTGTTTTTTGCTTATTTTACATTGGGCGTTGCGCTTATCATGCTCGGCTCGGTTTTGCCGGTACTCAAGGCGGACTATGCCCTGAATTATCAGGTGGGCGGTATGCTGCTGTCGGTGCAGTCGATCGGCTACGCAGTAGCCGGTCTCGGTGCAGGCTTTTTGCCGCTGTATCTCGGGCTGAAAAAGTCGTTTATTCTGCTGACCTCCGGCACCTGTATCGGCATGGGCATGCTGCTCGCAAGCGGCAATCCGGTTTGGCTGCTGACCGCAATGGGACTCATCGGCATCAGCAAGGGCGCCGTCACCAATTACAACAACCAGATTATGACGGAACTTGCAGAAGGAGATGCAGGTCCGCTCAACCTGATGCATGCGTTCTTTGCGATTGGCGCATGTATTGCGCCGTTTATCGTGCTGCTGTGCGGCAAGGTGGACGCCAGCGGATGGAGATTGGCGGTTTTCCTGTCCGCGGCAGCTGTCGGCGTGGGACTGCTCGCGATGTTCCGCATGAACATGCGCGGCAGCACGGCAAAACAGGAACAAAACACGGAAAAAACAGGCGTGTCATACGGATTTTTCAAGGAAAAAATCTTTTGGATTACCATGCTCATTTGCTTTTTCTATCAGGGCATTGAGGGAACCATGATGGGTTGGCTGACCTCGTTCTTTGTCGATTCCCACGTGATGACGGACAGCTTTGCGCAGGTTGTCACCTCGGCGCTGTGGATTGCACTGCTCGTCGGACGTGTCAGCTGTTCGCGGCTGGCGGCATGCTTTAAGCCAAGTCAGATGATTCTGGCAATGGCAATCGGTCAGTTTGTCTTTCTGACTGTGCTCGTCACGAGCCACAGCTTTGCGGGCATGATGATTGCGACAATTGGACTGGGTCTCAGCATGTCGGGTATGTACGGCACTTCGGTGTCCAATGCCGGAGACTTGTTCGCGCGCTATCCCGTGTGCATGGGCTTCTTTGTTTTGATGACCAGCACCGGCGCAGTGGTTGCACCGGCGGTTGTCGGCGCTGTGGCGAATGCATCCGGCATGCGCATGGGTATTTCCTGCCTGTTGTTTGCCGCCGCTGCATTGGTTCTGATGGCACTCGGCAATGTGCGTATGGGCTACCTGCGTCGCCGGAGAGCGAAAAAAGCACACAAACAGCACGCATAA